The nucleotide window GATGGCGAGCGGATCGAACACGTAGAACCCCTCGTCGATGGCGTCCGCCTCGGTGACGCGCGTACGGATGCGGAACGGATGGATCGGCGTCACCTCACGGTCGCCGCACACGAGCCGCATGCGCGAGAAATCGGGGCGCAGCCGCTCGATCGGCGGAAACGTCGCGCCTTGTGTGGACGCCGCGGCTCGCGCGACTTTCGTCCAGAACGCCTCCGCCAACCTGGGCGTGGCGCGCACGAACAGCAGCGGCGGCGCATCCGCCACGTACCGGCTCCAGCCGCCGAAGTCCGTGGCGACGCGGCGGCCGCTCAGTCCCGCCTCCCGGCCCCCAGTCCACCCGTCCTTTCCGCGCAGGGCCCGCAGCACTTCGGGTGTCACGAAGGTGACGTCGAAGTCGGAAGACGAGATCTGGTAGGCGTCGAGCGTGAACGTGCCGCGGACCGGCGTGGCGATCGCGCGCGCCTGAGCTCCTCGAGCCCGTTCCACCGGAAGGCGCGTGGCCGCCGGCGGCGGCGTGGAGGCGAGCGTGGCGCTCGCCGAGGCCAGCGCGCGGCAGAGGCTCTCGAGGCCGATGACGCGAATGTCGGTGCGTCCGTGAATGGCGTCCGGCTCGACCGGCGACGCGAGACCGACCAGATCGCCACCGGCCGTGAACACGGGCCCACCGGCAGCACCGGCCGGGACGTCGGGGAACGTATCGACGTCTTTCGGGCCGAAGAGCGGCACGGACATCACGTAGCGGTCGCCCTCGGCCGTCGGCACCGCGGCCGCGCCGCAGGCGACGACAACGGGGACGATGCCGTCGATTGCGGACGGATGCACGCGCACGACGGCGACGTCGCTCGCCGCGTCGGCGGCGATCACTGCGCCGGCCACCTTCAGGGACGGAGAGACCTGGACTTCCATCGCAGTCGCGTCGCCGACCGAGCGCGCGCTCGTCGCGACGAGCCCGCGACCGTCCACGAGGAAGCCGGCTCCGTGTCGATCGGGCGTCCACAGCTCGAACGCGCTCGCCTGCCAGGCGGAGAGGATGGCGGCGGCAACCGGCACGCGTGCGCGGCTGTCGGCCGCCGCCTCGCGCGCGAGCTCCGGCGTCAGCGCGCTGGTGCTCGCGTTCGCCGGCGTCAGCTCCAGCGTCGTGTCGTGCCCGGCGGCGACGTCGATCGTCGCGGTCCATTCGTAGGCGCGTCCATTCACGACGATCGGCCGTTCGGACTCGACCACGTACGTACCCGGCTGGACGCGAAGCTGGGCCACGCCGTCCGGCGACGTGACGACGCGCGCTGGCGGCGCCGAGGGGGGCATCTGGCTCACGAGCAGCGCGAGTCGTGCGATTGGGGTCGGCCGCCCGTCGGCATCCGGCACCGAGACCGTCAGGCGGAGCCACGGCAGCGTCTGCGCCGGGACCGGTCGTCCGGCCCCGATCACGAGAGAAAGCGCGACGGAAATCAGGCAAGCGCCACCGGCCCTGCGCACGAGCTCATGGTGGCGGCCTCGGATCTGCTCTGTCAACAAACCCGCGCGTGAGGCTCACGGCTCACGGCGTACGGCCTACGGGAAACCGTCGTAGCCGCAGGCCTTCAGGCTTGCGGAGTCCATCGACGCTTCGTCGATTCAGCAGGCTGAAGCCGTCGCCTACGAGGACGGAGCGGCGGCAGTCCCTGCGTGAGCCCTAAGCCGTACGTCTAAGCCCGCCCCCAGCCAGCGATAAGCCAAACGCCCCCTCAGCCCGATACCCTCCATATGGCAGACGGGCGGTGGGCGCCAGGGGAGACTTCCGCGACAGGCACATCGGTCGCGAGTCTGAATCCGTTCGTCGTGAGCGCCGTCACCGGCTTCCTGGTCGTCGGCGCGATCGGCGTGCTCAGCCGCCGCAACGAGGCGATCGACGACCCGGCGTACTACGTGGTCGGCATCCCGATCATGTGCGTCGCCGTGCTGGCACTCGCCTACCGGCATCCGCACCGTCCGTGGCGGTGGACTCTGAGCATGGCGGCCGGCCAGGCCACCGCGCTAGCCCTTGGCGGCAGCGGCCTCTCGCTCTGGCCTCTGGCGCTCGTCTTCATGACCGTCTGTTCGCTGCCTCAGTTCATCGCGGGGTGGATCGGCGGTCGTCTGCGGCAGCGTGCGGCTGCAAGCCCGTGATCGAGCCGCGGCCCGTACCCGTGGCAATCCAAGCAATGTCCCGGCGCGCGTTCTGAATCTCCGCGCTGAAGAACGCTGAGGCCGCGAGCGGCGGTTCGTCGCCTGCGCGTTCACGAAAACGGTATTCGGATACGACGAGCGATCCGGCCAGTCAGCACGTTGTGATCGCGCGACGACGGGCTGCCGTTGCACCTTGGCGGATGGAAGGACCGAAGCGCGGCCGGCTGCGTGACCCTGCCGCACGCCGCACGTCGTAAGCCTCCATAATCATCAGATGTCCACCACCGTCGACCGCCCGCGATCGGAAATCCCCGAGCAGTACACCTGGAAGCTCGACGACGTCTATGCGTCGAGCGAGGCATGGCGCACCGCCAAGGATGAGGTCGCGGCGGGGCTCCCGCACCTGCGCCAGCACGCCGGCACGCTGGCCGCGTCCGCCGCGACGCTCGCCGACGCGCTCGAGCTGCTGTACGGCCTCGAGAAAGAGCTGTCGCGGCTATTCGTCTACGCGAGCATGCTCGCCGATCAGGACACGCGCGACGCGGCGCACGAGGGCATGCGCCAGCAGATGGTGCAGCTCGCGGCGTCGCTCGCCGCCGAGGCAGCCTACATCGAGCCGGAGATCCTGCGGTTTCCCGACGGCACCGTCGCCCGATTCCTCGAGGCCGAGGCGCGCCTCGCGCCCTATCGGTTCCTGCTGCAGGACATCGCGCGCCGGGCGGCGCACACGCTTTCGCCGGCCGAAGAGAAGCTGCTCGCCGACGCCGCGCCGGTCGCGGGCGCGTCCGCGACCGTCTACACGATCCTCTCGAACGCAGACTTCCCGTATCCCGCCGTGCGCCTGCACGACGGGCGCGAGGTCACGCTGACGCCGGCGGCGTTCGCGGCCCATCGCGCGAGCCGGCATCGCGACGATCGGGCGCTCGCGATGCAGCAGTACTTCGGCAGCCTCGGCCGCTTCGCCCGGACGTTCGGCTCGACGATGAGCGCGAACCTGCAGCGCGCGATCTTCTACGCCCGGGCGCGGAAGTACGGGTCCACGCTCGAGGCGGCGCTCGACGGCCCGAACATCCCGGTGTCCGTCTACACGCGTCTCGTCGACGGCGTCAACCGGCACCTGCCCAGCTTCCACCGGTATCTCGCGCTCCGCCGGCGGATGCTGGGCGTCGACGAGCTGCACTACTACGACCTGTACGCGCCGCTCGTCGAGTCCGTCGACCTCGCCTACTCGCCCGAAGCGTCCCAGCGGCACATCGTCGACGCCATGGCGCCGCTCGGCCGCGAGTACACGGACGTGCTGCGGCGGGCCTTTGCGGAGCGGTGGATCGACTTCTTCCCGAGCGCCGGCAAACGCTCCGGCGCGTACTCGCAGGGCGGCGCGTACGACGTCCACCCGTACATGCTGCTCAACTACAACGGGAAGTACGACGACATGAGCACGCTCGCGCACGAGCTGGGCCACACGATGCACAGCTACTTCTCGAACCGGACGCAGCCGTACGCGACGGCCGGCTACCACACGTTCGTGGCCGAGGTGGCCTCGACGTTCAACGAGTCGCTGCTGAACGATCACATGCTCGGGACGATCGCCGACCCGGCGCAGCGCCTGGCGCTCCTCGGCAGCTACCTCGAAGGCATCAAGGGCACGGTCTTCCGGCAGACGCAGTTCGCCGAGTTCGAGCTCGCCATGCACCGGCTGGCCGAAGCCGGCGAGCCGGTCACCGGCGAGGCGCTGGCGGCGCTGTACTACGAGATCACCTGTCGCTACTACGGCCATGCCCAGGGCGTGGCCGTCGTCGACGACTACATCCGGCACGAGTGGAGCTACATCCCGCACTTCTACCGCAGCTTCTACGTCTTCCAGTACGCCACGTCGTTCACCGCCTCCCAGGCGCTCGCCCAGAAAGTCAAGGCCGGTGACGCCGACGCGACGCGCCGGATGATCGAGTTCCTGTCGTCGGGCGGCTCGGACTATCCGATTGCGCTGCTCGCGCGCGCCGGCGTCGACATGACCACCGGCGAGCCGCTGGAACTGACGATCGCGGCGATGAACCGCGTGATGGACGAGATGGAACGCCTGCTGTAGCCCTCGCCGGCTGCCGCCAGATCTGTGATGACAAGGGTGAAGCCCGGCGACTGCGGGGCATAAGCCTCCGGCCGGGTCGTGCCGATAAGGGCGAGGTGGTGTACCGCATGTCTCGACGCGCCGTGTTGTTCTGCCTCGGGCTGGCGGCGGCCGCCTGCTCGAGCGTCTTGCCGACCCAGCCCGGCGAGACGCCGACCGCTCCCGGCACCAGCGCCGTGAGCTATACGGCCGTGGGCGCGAGCGACGCGATCGGCTACGGGTCGAGCGTCACGTGCGTGCCGTTCACGGACTGCCCCAATGGCAAGGGCTACGTCCAGCTCATTGCCGGGCGGCTGCGCGCCGACGGCAAGACCGTCAAGGTGCTGAACCTCGGCGTGCCGGGCAGCACCGTGAGCCGCGAGTTCCAGACGCTCGGCCAGCAGTTCGGCATCGACGTCCTGACGAACTTCCTCGACAACGAGATCCCCTTCGTCGCCACCGATTCGACCGTCGTCACCGTTTTCGCCGGAGGCAACGACGTCAACGCGGTGGCGCGGGCGGCGCGCTCGGGCATCGGCGGATCGGACGTGAGCGGCTACATCCGGACGATGCGGCAGAGCTTCGCGCGCGATCTCAAGGCGCTCGTCGGCGGCATCCGCGATCGCGCGCCGTCGGCGCGCATCGTCATGTTCAACCTGCCGAACCTGGCGGCGCTGCCGTACTCGGCCGGGCTGTCGTTGACCGACAAACGCGTGGTGCAGGAGATCGCGGTCGGCTTCTCGGCCGAAGTCAACGCGTTCGGGGCGCAGGGTGCGCTCGTCGTGGACCTCATGTGCGACGCGTCGTTCTACCAGTCGAGCCGGTACTCGGCCGACGGGTTCCATCCGAACGACACGGGCTACGCCCGGATGGCCGAGGTCGCCTACCCGGCGGTGTCGGCCGGGCAGGCATCCGCGCCGAAGGCCAGTTGCTCGCAGATGACGACGTTCTGATGGCGTACGGCTCGCGCCCCCGTCACTTCTCCGGCACGAGCTTCACCGTGATCACGTTGTTCGCGTTGAAGTAGCGTCGCGCGGCTTCCTGGATCTCCGGCCCGTTGATCTGCTCGTAGAACTTCGGCAGCGCGAACAGATCGGCCAGGTCCTCGCCGTTCTGATAGCGCGCCGTGATCTCGCGCAGCAGGAAGCCGTTCTGCCGGCTGCTCGATTCGTACTCCCTCGTCAGGATCTCGCGGATGTTGCGGACGTCGCGCTCGTCGGGGCCGTTCGTCTTGAGCGCGTCGATGTCGTCGAACACCGTGCGGATGAGCGCGTCGGTGCGCGCCGGATCGGACCCGAAGCTGATCGACAGCGTGTAGCCGGGCACCGGCACCTTGGCCGCGCTCGACGAGACGCCCACGCCGTAGGTCCCGCCGAGATCCTCGCGGAGCGAGTTGCGCAACGCGCCCTCGAGCACCATCGCCATCGCGCGGAGGGTCACGCGGTGCGCCTGGTCGTACTGGAACGGTCCGGTGAAGACGATGCTCGTCTGCGCCTTGGGCTCGGTGCCCTTGCGGACGGTGCGCTCGATGACGCCGGTCGCGCGCCGCAGCCCGACGTCACGCCATTGCTCCTGCCGGCCGCTCGACGGCAGCGACGCCAGGTATCGCTCGGCGAGCGGCTCGATCGCCGCCGGGTCGAAGCTGCCGACGAACACGAACGTGAACCCGCCGGCGTCGGCGAACCGCTCCTTGTAGAACGCGAGCGACTTCTGCAGGTCCATGCGGTCCAGGTCCTCGGCCGACAGGATCTTCGACCGCGGGTGCCCCTGCCACAGCGCGTTCGTCAGCGCCTCGTTGAACGCGAACTCCGGCGAATTGCGCTGGTTGGCCAGCGCGACGCGCGTCTGGTCGGTGATGACCGAGAACATCGCCGGATCGGCCCGCGGCTGCGTGAACCGCAGGTACACGAGCTGGAAGAGCGTCTCGAGATCTTTCGGCGACGCGGTGCCGTTCAGCTCCTCGAAGTACTCGCCGATCGACGGCCCCGCGGCCGCGGCCTTCCCGGTGAGCGCCTTGCGAAGGTCGACCGCGTTGAACGCGCCCACGCCGCCGGCGGCCACGACGTGCGCGGCCGTTTCGGCGGGGATGTAGTCCTGGTCGGGGACGAGCGACGTGCCACCCGGGCTGAACGCCCGCATCAGCACCTCGTCCTGCCGGAACGTCGTCGGCTTGAGCACGACGGTCGCGCCGTTCGAGAGCTTCCATTCCGTGATGCCGAACTCCGGCTTCCTCGTCGTGCTGGCGATGGTGCCCGGTCGTGGCGCGTTCGCCACGAGCGGCTGCGCGCTGACGGTGTCCTCGTACGCGGTGAGCGTCTTCTTCGACGCGGAGGCCATCACGGCGGCGAGCCGCGCCTCGGTCGGCAGCGCGGCGGCCGCCTTGGCCGGCGCGCTCACGACGACGATGCGGTTGTTGTCGGGGGCCCAGGTGCGGGCGAGCGCGTTCATCTCGTCGAGGGAGATCTCGGGCAGGAAGCGCTTGTACAGCTCGTACTCGTAGGCGAGGCCGGGGATCGGCTCGTCGGTCGTGAAGTTGCGGATGTACTCCGCCGCGAGGCTCGCCGACTGCTGGTTGTCGAACTCGGCCATCGCGCGCTCCAGGTTGCGCAGCATCGTCGTCTTCTGCCGTTCGAACTCGGAGGGCGTGAAGCCGAAGCGCGCCACGCGGGCCGCCTCGGTGAACAGCGCGTCGAGCCCTGGCTCGACGCCGGTCTCGCGCACGCTCGCGGCCAGCGTCGTGGTGCTCACCGTGCGGACGAAGGCCCCGATGTCCGCGCCGGCGCCGAGGAACGGCGCGCCGGGCTTCACCGCCAGCTCGCTGAGCCGCGCGTTGAGCATGCCGGTGAACAGCCGCTCGACGACGAGCTGCTGGCGGTAGGCCGCGATCGTGGACTGATCGCGCGCCGGCACCGTGTGGTAGACGCTCACGCTCGTGCCGCCGAGCTCCGGATCCGTCGCGATGGCGTAGCGCGTGCCCGGATGATCGGGCAGCGTGTAGACCGGCCGCGGCCGCGGGTTGACCGCCGCGGGAATCGGCTCGAAGTGCTTCTTGATCAACGCCTGGATCTGGGCGACGTCGAAGTCGCCGACGGCGACCACGGCCATGAGATCGGGCCGGTACCAGTCATTGTAGAACTGGCGCAGACGATCGTGCGGGAAGGTCCGGAGCGTCTCGGGCGTGCCGATCGGCAGGCGCGTCGCGTAGCGCGAGCCCTGCAGCAGCACCGGGAACTGCTTGTCGCGCAGCCGCCCCTGCGCGCCGAGGCCGAGGCGCCATTCCTCCAGGACGACGCCCCGCTCTTTGTCGATCTCGGCCGGATCGAAGGTGACGTTCGTCGCCCAGTCGCGGAGGATCAGCATCGCGCGATCGAGCACCGGCGCGCGGTCCGTCGGCACCTGCAGCATGTACACGGTCTCGTCGAACCCGGTCGAGGCGTTCAGGTCGTTGCCGAACCGCATGCCGATCGACTGCACGAAGTTGACGATGTCCTGCTTCGGGAAGTTGGTCGTGCCGTTGAAGGCCATGTGCTCGACGAAGTGCGCGAGGCCGCGCTGGTCGTCGTCTTCGAGCACCGAGCCCGCGTTCACGGCGAGCCGCAGCTCGGCGCGGCCTTCCGGC belongs to Acidobacteriota bacterium and includes:
- the pepF gene encoding oligoendopeptidase F, translated to MSTTVDRPRSEIPEQYTWKLDDVYASSEAWRTAKDEVAAGLPHLRQHAGTLAASAATLADALELLYGLEKELSRLFVYASMLADQDTRDAAHEGMRQQMVQLAASLAAEAAYIEPEILRFPDGTVARFLEAEARLAPYRFLLQDIARRAAHTLSPAEEKLLADAAPVAGASATVYTILSNADFPYPAVRLHDGREVTLTPAAFAAHRASRHRDDRALAMQQYFGSLGRFARTFGSTMSANLQRAIFYARARKYGSTLEAALDGPNIPVSVYTRLVDGVNRHLPSFHRYLALRRRMLGVDELHYYDLYAPLVESVDLAYSPEASQRHIVDAMAPLGREYTDVLRRAFAERWIDFFPSAGKRSGAYSQGGAYDVHPYMLLNYNGKYDDMSTLAHELGHTMHSYFSNRTQPYATAGYHTFVAEVASTFNESLLNDHMLGTIADPAQRLALLGSYLEGIKGTVFRQTQFAEFELAMHRLAEAGEPVTGEALAALYYEITCRYYGHAQGVAVVDDYIRHEWSYIPHFYRSFYVFQYATSFTASQALAQKVKAGDADATRRMIEFLSSGGSDYPIALLARAGVDMTTGEPLELTIAAMNRVMDEMERLL
- a CDS encoding SGNH/GDSL hydrolase family protein — its product is MSRRAVLFCLGLAAAACSSVLPTQPGETPTAPGTSAVSYTAVGASDAIGYGSSVTCVPFTDCPNGKGYVQLIAGRLRADGKTVKVLNLGVPGSTVSREFQTLGQQFGIDVLTNFLDNEIPFVATDSTVVTVFAGGNDVNAVARAARSGIGGSDVSGYIRTMRQSFARDLKALVGGIRDRAPSARIVMFNLPNLAALPYSAGLSLTDKRVVQEIAVGFSAEVNAFGAQGALVVDLMCDASFYQSSRYSADGFHPNDTGYARMAEVAYPAVSAGQASAPKASCSQMTTF
- a CDS encoding insulinase family protein, which produces MTSARRALLLLITAAFVVSSWLVGTAQAPPPAANPAAAALTDTMPVDTRITTGRFPNGLRYYVRANKKPEGRAELRLAVNAGSVLEDDDQRGLAHFVEHMAFNGTTNFPKQDIVNFVQSIGMRFGNDLNASTGFDETVYMLQVPTDRAPVLDRAMLILRDWATNVTFDPAEIDKERGVVLEEWRLGLGAQGRLRDKQFPVLLQGSRYATRLPIGTPETLRTFPHDRLRQFYNDWYRPDLMAVVAVGDFDVAQIQALIKKHFEPIPAAVNPRPRPVYTLPDHPGTRYAIATDPELGGTSVSVYHTVPARDQSTIAAYRQQLVVERLFTGMLNARLSELAVKPGAPFLGAGADIGAFVRTVSTTTLAASVRETGVEPGLDALFTEAARVARFGFTPSEFERQKTTMLRNLERAMAEFDNQQSASLAAEYIRNFTTDEPIPGLAYEYELYKRFLPEISLDEMNALARTWAPDNNRIVVVSAPAKAAAALPTEARLAAVMASASKKTLTAYEDTVSAQPLVANAPRPGTIASTTRKPEFGITEWKLSNGATVVLKPTTFRQDEVLMRAFSPGGTSLVPDQDYIPAETAAHVVAAGGVGAFNAVDLRKALTGKAAAAGPSIGEYFEELNGTASPKDLETLFQLVYLRFTQPRADPAMFSVITDQTRVALANQRNSPEFAFNEALTNALWQGHPRSKILSAEDLDRMDLQKSLAFYKERFADAGGFTFVFVGSFDPAAIEPLAERYLASLPSSGRQEQWRDVGLRRATGVIERTVRKGTEPKAQTSIVFTGPFQYDQAHRVTLRAMAMVLEGALRNSLREDLGGTYGVGVSSSAAKVPVPGYTLSISFGSDPARTDALIRTVFDDIDALKTNGPDERDVRNIREILTREYESSSRQNGFLLREITARYQNGEDLADLFALPKFYEQINGPEIQEAARRYFNANNVITVKLVPEK